A part of Carassius carassius chromosome 32, fCarCar2.1, whole genome shotgun sequence genomic DNA contains:
- the LOC132112970 gene encoding complement component C1q receptor-like, which produces MNDTDGMMRLLLVMLSCYVAGGTDRVSTTCTEEACLTLHLEERRFENASEDCINNGGNLVTMRNENELQSIKSALLAAEEYNILSTKLWIGLSLQRGHCTGFSEELRGFRWTTEPADSRYSNWKKKPFSTCTEKRCVSISLADDLKWSDGSCRDSSFYVCKFLFKGMCKPVVLENPRDVKYRVPFLSKPLDPNERLAMLPHGTVAEIQCGGSEDAEYVLSVCDNKNGLFGWTNLERFCARNKTCKNGGCDHICFETAGGGVQCECHEGYYLMDDKVSCALRNNCENSPCESKCVPTAAGFLCACAEGFYLAEDSVSCVDIDECQQLKPICAENRCYNTPGSYFCECNPGFRFVAGKCEDVDECTELRCQQGCLNSQGSFYCYCHAGYSPALNDTDICVDIDECISRPCEDICVNTLGSFKCSCRENLILAKNGISCIPDPAEKPQNSPSSDHGEAFITKLNQLPVTFGPTTVYPTPLANAKTDFCKRKESFLGSPWILLCVLGSVIPLTLIIVVMSIFVFYRWKRSRKAALKKSTADNYCWVSSGLDKQQKRNATFN; this is translated from the coding sequence ATGAATGATACTGACGGGATGATGCGCCTACTGTTGGTGATGTTGTCCTGTTATGTCGCTGGCGGGACCGATCGAGTGAGCACAACATGCACCGAAGAGGCTTGCCTTACGTTGCATTTGGAGGAGAGACGTTTTGAAAATGCTTCAGAAGACTGTATCAATAATGGCGGCAATTTGGTTACTATGAGAAATGAAAATGAACTTCAGAGCATCAAATCGGCTCTTTTAGCAGCAGAGGAATACAATATCCTCAGCACTAAACTTTGGATCGGACTTTCGTTGCAGAGAGGACACTGCACTGGTTTCTCTGAGGAGTTACGCGGCTTCAGATGGACTACAGAGCCGGCAGATTCCAGATATTCCAACTGGAAAAAGAAACCTTTTAGCACGTGCACAGAAAAAAGGTGTGTGTCGATTTCACTGGCAGATGATCTCAAGTGGTCAGATGGCTCATGTAGAGACAGCTCGTTTTATGTGTGTAAATTTCTCTTCAAAGGCATGTGCAAACCGGTAGTGCTGGAGAACCCAAGAGATGTCAAATACAGAGTTCCGTTCTTATCTAAACCGCTCGATCCAAATGAAAGGTTAGCGATGTTACCACACGGCACAGTGGCTGAAATACAGTGCGGGGGGTCGGAAGATGCAGAATATGTTTTATCAGTTTGCGACAACAAAAACGGTCTTTTCGGCTGGACAAATTTAGAGAGATTTTGCGCACgaaataaaacatgcaaaaacGGTGGCTGTGATCACATATGTTTTGAGACTGCAGGAGGAGGTGTTCAATGTGAATGTCATGAAGGTTATTACCTGATGGACGATAAAGTGAGTTGTGCTCTCAGAAATAACTGCGAAAATTCACCTTGCGAATCAAAGTGTGTACCGACTGCCGCTGGCTTTTTATGCGCATGCGCGGAGGGATTTTATTTGGCTGAAGACAGCGTCAGTTGCGTTGATATCGATGAATGTCAGCAACTCAAGCCTATCTGCGCTGAAAACAGGTGTTACAACACGCCGGGAAGCTATTTTTGTGAGTGTAATCCCGGCTTCAGGTTTGTCGCTGGCAAATGTGAAGACGTGGACGAATGCACTGAACTTAGATGTCAACAGGGCTGTCTCAATTCACAGGGTTCATTCTACTGTTACTGCCACGCAGGTTACAGTCCAGCTTTAAACGATACCGATATATGTGTAGATATCGATGAATGTATCAGCAGACCGTGTGAAGACATCTGCGTTAATACCTTGGGTAGTTTTAAATGTTCCTGTAGGGAAAACCTCATTTTGGCTAAAAATGGCATCAGCTGCATCCCGGATCCCGCTGAGAAACCACAAAACTCTCCATCTTCAGATCATGGAGAAGCGTTCATCACTAAACTGAATCAGTTACCGGTCACTTTTGGACCGACAACAGTCTACCCCACTCCACTTGCAAacgcaaaaacggacttttgtaAACGCAAAGAAAGTTTTCTCGGAAGTCCTTGGATTTTGCTGTGTGTCTTGGGTTCGGTTATCCCGTTGACTCTGATCATTGTGGTAATGTCAATCTTTGTCTTCTACCGATGGAAACGGTCAAGAAAAGCCGCTTTAAAAAAATCCACTGCTGACAACTACTGCTGGGTTTCATCTGGATTGGACAAACAGCAGaaaagaaatgcaacattcaacTGA